From Desulfovibrio porci:
GATTGGCGTAGAGCAGGATGAAGCTGATGACCAGGGCGTAAATGGCCAGAGATTCGATGAAGGCGAAGGCCAGAATCATGGTGCCGGTGATCTTGCCGCTGACGTCAGGGTTACGGGCGACGCCTTCGCAGGCGCCCTTGAGGCCCAGGCCCATGCCGATGCCGCAGCCGAAAGCGGCGATGCCGATGCCCAGAGCGGCGGCCAGGCAGGTATAGCCCAGAGCGGCAGAGTCAAGCTGATTGGCGGCAAAAGCCATGCTGGCCAAGCCCAGCAGCGCCACGGTGTTCAGGGCGATCATCAGAAATTTACGCATGAGAGCACTCCTTCCACTGGTTTATTGTTGGGTCGCGTGCGACCATTCCCCCAAGATGCGAGCAGTTTTATGCCGTTTTCCGGGCCGCGTGCTCGGGCGGCTGCTGCGGCGCTCCACCCGCGGCCCCTTTTCCGGGCCGCGGGAGAGCGGTAATGCGTGTTTCTAGTGTTCAGGGCCTTCCAGAGCGCCCTTGATGTAGAACATGGTCAGCATGAAGAAGACGAAGGCCTGCATGGTCTTGCCCAGAAGGAAGAGGGCATAGATGGGCAGGGTGCCCAGCAGGGGGGCCATGACGAAGAAGAGAACCATGACGATTTCCTCGCCCCGGATGTTGCCGAAAAGACGGAGGGAGAGAGAAACCGGCCGGGAGAGATGCGAAACCACTTCCAGCGGGAACATCAGCGGAATGAGAAACTTGGACGGCCCGGTGAACTGATGAATGTAATGGCTTTTCCAGCGCATCAGGCCCACGGCGTTGTAGTAGACCAGGACGAAGAGCGCCATGCAGACCGTGGTGTTCAGATTGGCTGTGGGCGCGTCGAAACCGGGGATCAGGCCCATGAGGTTCATGCCGAAAATATAGATGAACATACCGGCCAGGAGGGGGACGTACTTGCGTCCCACTTCGCCCATGGTCGAACAGACGAAACGC
This genomic window contains:
- the atpB gene encoding F0F1 ATP synthase subunit A; translated protein: MAGGLPHPVLLSTFMGMDEITLGGQVIEFKHVFYSWVCMAILFTVAFIMRRRLTLVPGGLQNFFEALIDTIERFVCSTMGEVGRKYVPLLAGMFIYIFGMNLMGLIPGFDAPTANLNTTVCMALFVLVYYNAVGLMRWKSHYIHQFTGPSKFLIPLMFPLEVVSHLSRPVSLSLRLFGNIRGEEIVMVLFFVMAPLLGTLPIYALFLLGKTMQAFVFFMLTMFYIKGALEGPEH
- the atpE gene encoding ATP synthase F0 subunit C is translated as MRKFLMIALNTVALLGLASMAFAANQLDSAALGYTCLAAALGIGIAAFGCGIGMGLGLKGACEGVARNPDVSGKITGTMILAFAFIESLAIYALVISFILLYANPYA